In Fusobacterium varium, a single genomic region encodes these proteins:
- the murD gene encoding UDP-N-acetylmuramoyl-L-alanine--D-glutamate ligase has product MKKAMVFGAGVSGLGGYRLLEKIGYDVILVDDKKGISSKEGLEYLDEIKIFIKSPGVPYNELVLEAKRKGIEVIDEIELSYRYMLKYMGKKSKIIAITGTNGKTTTTTKVTELLKYAGYKAEYAGNIGVSFADLLLKNEDLDYVVLELSSYQLENLDSFKANIALVINLAPDHLSRYKSVEEYYDTKFNIGKNQTLSDYFILNNDSEEIIKRSNFVSGRKIFIGKNNNNCDFSIKNDILYKDDIEILKCSKLTLKGEHNRENVLFIVAIAKILNISDEKIREFLYTTGNIEHRMEEFFNYGKIKFINDSKGTNIDSTKFAVEAFKNCILICGGFDKKLDWLPLIELIKVNVKEVYLIGDIADQLNDMLLENGYDKDKIYLLRDMKNCLLNMKERLDKDNEEIVLLSPATSSFDQFKSFEHRGEVFKELVREIFGR; this is encoded by the coding sequence ATGAAAAAAGCTATGGTATTTGGAGCAGGTGTAAGTGGCTTAGGAGGATATAGATTACTAGAAAAAATAGGATATGATGTAATTTTAGTAGATGATAAAAAAGGAATATCTTCTAAAGAGGGATTAGAGTATTTAGATGAGATAAAGATTTTTATAAAAAGTCCAGGAGTACCATACAATGAACTTGTACTTGAGGCTAAGAGAAAAGGTATTGAAGTTATAGATGAAATTGAATTAAGTTATAGATATATGCTAAAATATATGGGTAAAAAGAGCAAAATAATAGCTATAACAGGGACAAATGGAAAAACAACAACTACAACAAAGGTTACAGAACTTTTAAAGTATGCAGGATATAAAGCTGAATATGCTGGAAATATAGGGGTATCCTTTGCAGATCTATTATTAAAAAATGAGGATTTAGACTATGTAGTTTTAGAACTTAGTTCATATCAACTAGAAAATCTTGATAGTTTTAAAGCTAATATAGCTCTAGTTATAAACTTAGCTCCAGATCATCTTTCAAGATATAAGAGCGTAGAAGAGTATTATGACACAAAATTTAATATAGGAAAAAATCAAACTTTGTCTGATTATTTTATTTTAAACAATGATTCAGAAGAGATTATAAAAAGATCAAATTTTGTGAGTGGTAGAAAAATTTTTATAGGAAAAAATAATAATAATTGTGATTTCTCTATAAAAAATGATATACTTTATAAAGATGACATTGAAATTTTAAAGTGTTCAAAACTAACTTTAAAAGGTGAGCATAATAGAGAAAATGTTCTGTTTATTGTGGCAATAGCAAAGATATTAAATATAAGTGATGAAAAAATAAGAGAGTTCCTTTATACTACTGGAAATATAGAACATAGAATGGAAGAATTTTTTAATTATGGAAAAATCAAATTTATAAATGATTCTAAGGGAACAAATATAGATTCTACAAAATTTGCAGTGGAAGCTTTTAAAAATTGTATTCTTATCTGTGGTGGATTTGATAAAAAACTGGATTGGTTGCCTCTAATAGAATTGATAAAAGTAAATGTAAAAGAGGTTTATTTAATAGGAGATATAGCAGATCAATTGAATGATATGCTTTTAGAAAATGGATATGACAAAGACAAAATCTATCTATTAAGAGATATGAAAAATTGTCTATTAAATATGAAAGAGAGATTGGATAAAGATAACGAAGAAATAGTTCTACTTTCACCAGCGACTTCAAGTTTTGATCAATTTAAAAGCTTTGAACATCGTGGAGAGGTATTTAAAGAGCTAGTAAGAGAAATCTTTGGAAGGTGA
- the murG gene encoding undecaprenyldiphospho-muramoylpentapeptide beta-N-acetylglucosaminyltransferase: MKNLKKVILTTGGTGGHIYPALAVAEGLKIKNIDVLFVGTSIRMEKDIVPEAGFRFIGLDIKPPRTIKTILKYLKGVWEGIKIVYREKPDAIIGFGNYISVPVIIGGILLRKKIYLQEQNANLGWTNKVFYKFAEKTFLAFDKTYDDIPIKYQRKFEVTGNPLREEINYVSENEEKERLKLEDGERVILITGGSLGAKDINDAVIKNWDKFLEDKKLRVYWATGNKNYDEITTKIVKTKMSDTVKPYFNNMINIMAAADLIICRAGALTISEIIELEKPSIIIPYNSLKVGQYDNAKILEENNSALVYTNAEADAAIEKALELIKNEEVLKSMKVRVRALKKSNAVEKIINNLDIWRN, encoded by the coding sequence GTGAAAAATTTGAAAAAAGTAATTTTAACAACTGGAGGTACAGGAGGGCATATATATCCAGCCCTTGCTGTTGCTGAAGGATTAAAAATAAAGAACATAGATGTGCTTTTTGTAGGGACAAGTATTAGAATGGAAAAGGATATTGTTCCAGAAGCAGGTTTTAGATTTATAGGATTAGATATAAAGCCACCAAGAACTATAAAAACTATTTTAAAATATTTAAAAGGTGTATGGGAAGGAATAAAAATAGTGTATAGAGAGAAGCCAGATGCTATAATAGGATTTGGAAACTATATATCTGTTCCTGTTATAATTGGTGGAATTTTATTGAGAAAGAAGATATATCTGCAAGAACAAAATGCAAATTTAGGTTGGACAAATAAAGTGTTTTATAAATTTGCAGAGAAAACTTTCTTAGCTTTTGATAAAACATATGATGATATTCCAATAAAGTATCAAAGAAAGTTTGAAGTAACTGGAAATCCATTGAGAGAAGAGATTAACTATGTAAGTGAAAATGAGGAAAAAGAGAGATTAAAACTTGAAGATGGAGAGAGAGTTATCCTTATAACTGGAGGAAGTCTTGGAGCTAAAGATATAAATGATGCAGTTATAAAAAATTGGGATAAATTTTTAGAAGATAAAAAACTTAGAGTATATTGGGCAACTGGGAATAAAAATTATGATGAAATTACAACAAAGATAGTTAAAACAAAGATGTCAGACACAGTTAAACCATATTTTAACAATATGATAAATATAATGGCAGCAGCAGATCTTATAATATGTCGTGCTGGAGCATTGACTATTTCAGAGATTATAGAGTTAGAAAAACCATCAATTATAATTCCATATAATTCTTTAAAAGTTGGGCAATATGATAATGCAAAAATCTTAGAAGAAAATAATTCAGCATTAGTTTATACAAATGCTGAGGCAGATGCAGCAATTGAAAAGGCTCTTGAGTTAATTAAAAATGAAGAGGTTTTAAAATCTATGAAAGTTAGAGTAAGAGCTTTGAAGAAATCAAATGCAGTGGAAAAAATTATTAACAATTTAGATATTTGGAGGAATTAG
- the murC gene encoding UDP-N-acetylmuramate--L-alanine ligase → MKKIYFIGINGIGMSGLAKIMKIKGYDVKGADLTRGYVTEELESMGITVYNTHEAEHVKDSDMVIASSAIKKDNPEYKYAMDNGIKIVKRGELLAMLLNDETGIAVAGTHGKTTTSSMMSTVMLEKDPTIVVGGILPEIGSNAKPGKSKYFIAEADESDNSFLYMNPIYSIITNIEEDHLDTHGCLENINKSFSQFMDQTEKEVIVCIDCENLKNVALGKNSDKIKTYSIKDKSADIYGGNIKVEDGKINYDVYIKGELVGNYTLSVPGNHNILNSLPVIYLAKKFGVEEDYLGKALTHFKGSKRRYDILFNDKELGIKVIDDYAHHPTEIKATLQGAQTIENEKITVIFQPHRYSRVKFLLNSFNDAFVGADEVIILPIYAAGEKDEFGVTVEDLGKVLNNKKVTIEKNPEKVDEKVLNCPGHEVFMFMGAGDISKIAHRIADKLEGKIR, encoded by the coding sequence ATGAAAAAGATTTACTTTATAGGAATAAATGGTATTGGAATGAGTGGATTAGCTAAAATTATGAAGATAAAAGGTTATGATGTAAAGGGAGCTGATCTTACTAGAGGTTATGTTACAGAGGAGCTTGAGAGTATGGGAATCACTGTATATAATACTCATGAAGCTGAACATGTAAAAGATAGTGATATGGTAATAGCATCTAGTGCTATAAAAAAAGATAACCCAGAGTATAAATATGCTATGGACAATGGGATAAAAATAGTTAAAAGAGGAGAACTTTTGGCTATGTTATTAAATGATGAAACTGGAATAGCAGTTGCAGGGACACATGGAAAAACTACAACAAGTTCAATGATGTCAACAGTAATGTTAGAAAAAGATCCAACAATAGTAGTTGGAGGAATACTTCCAGAAATAGGATCAAATGCTAAACCAGGAAAATCAAAGTATTTTATAGCTGAAGCTGATGAAAGTGATAACTCATTCTTATATATGAATCCTATATATTCAATAATTACAAATATTGAAGAGGATCACTTAGATACTCATGGTTGTTTAGAAAATATCAATAAATCATTCTCTCAATTTATGGATCAAACAGAGAAAGAGGTTATTGTTTGTATAGATTGTGAAAACCTAAAAAATGTTGCTTTAGGAAAAAATAGTGACAAGATAAAAACTTATAGTATAAAAGATAAAAGTGCAGATATTTATGGTGGAAATATAAAGGTTGAAGATGGAAAGATAAACTATGATGTTTATATAAAAGGGGAGTTAGTAGGTAACTATACTCTATCAGTTCCAGGAAATCACAATATACTAAACTCTCTACCAGTTATATATCTTGCAAAGAAATTTGGTGTTGAAGAGGATTATTTAGGAAAAGCTTTAACTCATTTTAAAGGATCTAAGAGAAGATATGATATTCTTTTCAATGATAAAGAGTTAGGAATAAAAGTTATAGATGACTATGCACACCACCCAACAGAGATAAAAGCTACATTACAAGGGGCACAAACTATTGAAAATGAAAAGATTACTGTAATTTTCCAACCACATCGTTACAGTAGAGTAAAATTCCTTTTAAATAGCTTTAATGATGCTTTTGTTGGAGCAGATGAGGTAATAATTTTACCTATATATGCTGCTGGAGAAAAAGATGAATTTGGTGTAACAGTAGAGGATTTAGGAAAAGTATTAAATAATAAAAAGGTTACTATAGAAAAAAATCCAGAAAAAGTAGATGAAAAAGTATTAAACTGTCCAGGGCATGAAGTATTTATGTTTATGGGAGCTGGAGATATTTCTAAGATAGCACATAGAATAGCAGATAAATTAGAAGGGAAAATTAGATAA
- the murB gene encoding UDP-N-acetylmuramate dehydrogenase produces MKVFENYVMKQHSNMKVGGVAKKFIVVEDKNELKEIIENNENIFLLGNGTNTLIDDGNLDMTFVSTKNFNEIKEIERGVVEVGAGLDFNKLIAFMNKNNYTGLENLAGIPGSVGGLVYMNGGAYGSEIFDCISEIEIFDENHEIRRIKKEDINFSYRHTEIQQKNWIIISATFKFQDGFNLKKVIEIQALRESKQPLDLPNLGSTFKNPKGDFSARLISEAGLKGTMIGGAQISEKHPNFIVNRGNATFEDISNILKLVKKTIKEKYDIALEEEIIIVKGEQRR; encoded by the coding sequence ATGAAAGTTTTTGAGAATTATGTGATGAAACAACATTCAAATATGAAGGTTGGAGGAGTAGCAAAAAAATTTATAGTAGTAGAAGATAAAAATGAACTTAAAGAGATAATAGAAAATAATGAAAATATATTTCTTTTAGGAAATGGAACTAATACTCTTATAGATGATGGAAACTTAGATATGACTTTTGTTTCTACTAAAAACTTTAATGAGATAAAAGAGATTGAAAGAGGAGTTGTAGAGGTAGGAGCAGGACTTGACTTCAATAAGTTAATAGCTTTTATGAATAAAAATAATTATACAGGTTTAGAAAATCTTGCAGGAATTCCTGGAAGTGTTGGAGGACTTGTATATATGAATGGAGGAGCTTATGGAAGTGAGATCTTTGATTGTATTTCTGAAATAGAGATATTTGATGAAAATCACGAAATAAGAAGAATCAAAAAAGAGGATATAAATTTTTCATATAGACATACAGAGATACAGCAAAAAAACTGGATAATTATAAGTGCTACATTTAAGTTTCAAGATGGATTTAATCTAAAAAAAGTAATAGAGATTCAAGCATTGAGAGAGAGTAAACAACCTCTTGATCTTCCAAATCTAGGAAGTACTTTTAAAAATCCTAAGGGAGATTTCTCAGCGAGATTAATATCTGAAGCTGGTTTAAAAGGGACTATGATTGGAGGGGCTCAAATATCAGAAAAGCATCCTAATTTCATAGTAAATAGAGGAAATGCAACTTTTGAAGATATTTCAAATATTTTAAAACTTGTAAAGAAAACAATAAAAGAGAAATATGATATAGCTCTTGAAGAGGAGATTATCATAGTTAAAGGAGAACAAAGAAGATAG
- a CDS encoding D-alanine--D-alanine ligase, which produces MKIAVFMGGISSEREVSLNSGKAILESLLKQGYDAYGVDVNENNLISAFTDNEYDFAYLAFHGGFGEDGRVQGLLDMLGKAYTGSGATASGVAMDKVLTKKLVAAAGIKTPKSFENVKDIDSYPVVIKPALEGSSVGIYFCNNEDEAKKAVEALGDKKIVIEEMIAGDELTVGVINGEGLGVLRIIPKNEFYDYESKYALGGSVHEYPAKIDKKAYDEALKNAVKVHEVLGLKGISRSDFLLKDNELYFLEVNTLPGMTKTSLIPDLATLKGYSYDDVVKIMVDTFKK; this is translated from the coding sequence TTGAAGATAGCAGTTTTTATGGGAGGAATCTCTTCTGAAAGAGAAGTGTCTTTAAATAGTGGAAAAGCAATATTAGAAAGTCTATTAAAACAAGGTTATGATGCCTATGGAGTAGATGTAAATGAAAATAATTTGATCTCTGCTTTTACAGATAATGAGTATGATTTTGCATATTTAGCATTTCATGGTGGATTTGGAGAAGATGGAAGAGTACAAGGATTATTGGATATGTTAGGAAAGGCATATACAGGATCTGGAGCTACAGCAAGTGGAGTAGCTATGGATAAAGTGCTTACTAAAAAATTAGTTGCAGCAGCTGGAATAAAAACTCCAAAAAGTTTTGAAAATGTAAAAGATATAGATTCATATCCAGTAGTAATAAAACCAGCTCTTGAGGGATCAAGTGTGGGAATATATTTCTGTAACAATGAAGATGAAGCTAAAAAAGCAGTGGAAGCTTTAGGAGATAAAAAGATTGTTATAGAAGAGATGATAGCAGGTGATGAACTTACTGTTGGAGTTATAAATGGTGAAGGACTTGGAGTTTTAAGAATAATACCTAAAAATGAGTTTTATGACTATGAGTCTAAATATGCTTTAGGTGGTTCAGTACATGAATATCCCGCTAAGATAGATAAAAAAGCTTATGATGAAGCTTTAAAAAATGCCGTTAAAGTTCATGAAGTTTTAGGATTAAAAGGAATTTCAAGAAGTGATTTTCTTTTAAAAGATAATGAACTATATTTCTTAGAGGTAAATACTCTACCAGGAATGACTAAAACAAGTCTTATACCAGATTTAGCAACATTAAAAGGGTATAGTTACGATGATGTTGTAAAAATTATGGTAGATACTTTTAAAAAATAG
- a CDS encoding cell division protein FtsQ/DivIB, producing MGFIIRTFTLLGMSWLVFSIPSKFLTLDYFKINKVDIVGNPKILLLELTELGKTIYNSNIWDLDFSKLEKELKKDVRVKDIKFENNSLGELKIIVEEKELSYYAQVKNSIYLVDSDGIIFGTFNENIKKDIPLIVTEKKDEIPQLKNILDLIDGFLLKDLISQIYRKDKDCIEMILIDGTIIKTNEKVEKEKYKVVETLYSELIKTKKVEYIDLRFNDFIVKSVGEKSGDK from the coding sequence TTGGGATTTATAATAAGAACTTTCACTTTATTAGGAATGAGTTGGTTAGTTTTTTCTATTCCTTCAAAGTTTTTAACTTTAGATTATTTTAAAATAAATAAAGTAGATATAGTGGGAAATCCAAAAATATTATTATTAGAATTGACAGAACTAGGAAAGACTATTTATAATAGTAACATATGGGATTTGGATTTTTCAAAGCTGGAAAAAGAGCTTAAAAAAGATGTAAGAGTAAAAGATATAAAATTTGAGAATAATTCATTAGGTGAACTTAAAATAATTGTAGAAGAGAAGGAGTTATCCTACTATGCTCAAGTAAAGAATAGCATCTACTTAGTAGATAGTGATGGAATAATATTTGGTACATTTAATGAGAATATCAAAAAAGATATTCCACTTATTGTGACAGAGAAAAAAGATGAGATTCCTCAACTAAAAAATATACTTGATTTGATAGATGGATTTCTTTTAAAAGATCTTATATCCCAAATTTATAGAAAAGATAAAGATTGTATAGAGATGATCTTAATAGATGGTACAATTATAAAAACTAATGAAAAAGTAGAGAAAGAAAAATATAAAGTTGTAGAAACACTATATTCTGAATTAATAAAAACTAAGAAGGTAGAATATATAGACTTGAGATTTAACGATTTCATAGTAAAAAGTGTAGGTGAAAAAAGCGGTGATAAATAA